The DNA region CGGTAGATTTTTCAAATAAGCTGGCAGAGCCGCCTTCGAACGAAGGGCCGGTTCGCGATTCAAACGCAGGCTCCACGCCGGACGCACCGCACTTCTATGCCGACTCTGCTGTGGTTGCATACCGCACTCCAGCCGATGAAGTGTCAATGGCTTCGTTGCATCCCAAAGTCACGACGAACAATGGACCGATCGACGGCACACCGCTGCTCGATGGCAGCCTGATGACATCCGTGAACATCGCTGCTCCAGCGGACGGCAGGTCGGCATGGTTGCAGTACGAATTCGCACAACCCTACACCGCGCGCGCCCTATCGTATGGCGCTCACGGGCGCATTCCGGTGGGCCGCATTCTTGCAAGCGACGATGGCGTACACTTCCGCACGATTCTCGACACGCCCGGCCCACAGGGATATCACAGCGCCAGCATTCGCACCTTCGCTTTTCCGGCTGTCACTGCAAAGTACTTCCGTGTCGAACTGGATGGCGCAGGCCTACTTCCCGCTGCTGTGATTCATGGTGCTCCTACTGTTCCCGCGCGTGAATACACGCTGACAGAAGCAATCTTTTACTCAGATGCTCGAGTTAATCGGTGGGAGGATAAAGGAGCTTTCGGCAGTCTGATGGACAGGTACGATGTGGTGCCTACGCCTTCTGCGCCTGCAGCCGCCGAAATTGGTAGCGACAGCATCGTCGACCTCACCCGCAAAATGGACAAAAACGGCACGCTGCACTGGAATGTCCCTGCCGGGCACTGGACGATTCTGCGCATGGGCTATGCACTGACTGGCGCAAGGAACCGCCCCTCTGTTCCAGCCGGCAGCGGTCTCGAGGTCGACAAACTCAGCTCGAAGTATGTGCAGCAATACTTCAAGGGATACATGGATCCTATGCAGCAGCATCTGGGCGACTTGATCGGATCGACGGTGCAGTACATGACGATGGATAGCTGGGAAGCAGGGATGCAGAACTGGACCGACGATATGCTCGCGGAGTTTCAGCGTCGTCGCGGCTACGATCCCAGACCATATCTTCCAGTCCTCGCAGGACGTGTCGTTGGAAATGCCGATATCAGCGATCGTTTTCTATGGGATTTTCGTCGGACACTCGCTGATCTTTATGCGGGTGAGTTTTACGGCACTATGGATTCCGAGCTGCACAAACTGGGAATGAAGGCATACTCGGAGGCATCGGGAGTAGCGCTCGAGATTCCAGAGGACACACTGCTCAATAAGAGCCACATCGATATTCCGATGGCTGAGTTCTGGGTCCATGCGCTGCATCCAGAGTCGATGTACTACGTCGATGTTCGCGGCGCTGCCTCAACCGCTCACGTCTACGGCAAACCGTTGGTGGCGACGGAGTCGTTTACCGGCGGAGGCTACGAATCTCCTTATACCTTTAAGAAGATTGCGGATTACTGGTTCGCGCAGGGCGTTAACCGTCTTGTCTTTCATACCTCAGCCGAGCAGCCCCTCGACACCAAGCCCGGCAACACAATGGTTGGCTCTCATATCAATCGCAACATTACATGGGCCGAGCTCGGTAAGCCTTTCATGACCTACATCGCCCGTGTCTCTTACATGCTTCAGCAGGGCGACCCGGTTGCCGATCTTGCGTACCTGTTACCCGAGGGCGCACCTTCCACGATGCCCTTCTGGGGCAGCGGCCTTCAGCCTGCGCCACCTGCAGGCTACGATTACGACTATGTAAATACTGACATCCTACTGCACCATACCAGCGTGATCGCTGATGGACGCATCCATGTTGATGGCAGTACTGAGATGCCCGATGGCATGACTTATCGCCTCCTTATTCTTCCGCCAACGACGAAGATGACGCCGGAGGTTCTGCATAAGCTGCATGATCTGGTGGAAGCGGGAGCAACCATCGTCGGGCCGCGACCTACGCACTCTCCGAGCTTGCTCCATTATCCTGAAGCCGATAATGAGGTGCGCTCTCTTGCCACCGATCTATGGGGCGATATGGATGGAGTTACCTTCACGCAACACGCCTTCGGCAAGGGCATGACCTACTGGGGGCTTTCGCTGAATGAAGTCCTCAGCCGCATCGACGCACCGCCTGACTTCGCCTCCTCCAAACCGCTCAATGCTCCTCCTGTCTGGATTCATCGGCGCACGTCAGATGCAGATATCTACTTCGTTGCCAATCAGGCCGATGCGCCTGAGCATATCGATGCGCGTTTTCGTGTGGCTGGAAGAGACGTTCAGGTCTGGCGGCCTATGAATGGAGAGATGACGGATAACAAAGCAGGCGATACTGTGGGTTACTCAACCGTTGCCTACGTGCCGAATCGCATCGGCAATCGGCAACTGGGACTTCAGCCTGCGGCCTACACCGAGGTATCAGGCTTCACCACTGTTCCGCTCGATCTCGCCGAGCGCGAGTCTGTCTTTGTCATCTTTCGCCATCCGGCGCATGGAGACTCACGCGCGACATCCGAGCCTATCGATCTTCGGCTCGCTACACTCAAAGGTCCATGGACTCTGACCTTTCCGTCGCACTGGGGAGCGCCGTCCAGCATCCAGCTTGCGAGTCTCACTTCTTGGACTTCGAATAGCAACCCGGGTGTGAAGTATTTTTCCGGTACGGCCACGTATTTAAAAACTGTCGAGGCTCCGGCTTCGTGGTTCCATACAGGTCAACACATCTGGATTGATCTTGGCACTGTTCGCGATATCGCAGAGGTGCGTGTAAACGGAAAGTCTGCGGGGTTAGTCTGGGCCCCTCCATACTATGTCGATGTCACACCGCTTCTTCATCCGGGAGCGAACAAGCTTGAGATTGCGGTGACGAACGAGTGGACCAATCGGCAGATAGGTGACCGCCTATTGCCAGTTAGTCAAAGAATCCTCACGCCTCCGGGCGGACCTCCAGGCCGCTCGAGTGGTATCTTTCGTCAACCTCAGGAGTTGCCTGAATCGGGCCTGATCGGCAATGTCGAATTCTTTGCCCAGCGAAATCCGCGATAAGTGAACTATTGAGCGGCTGCTCTCTCGGCTGTATAGAGAACGACTCGATATATCCTGACCTGGTTTGCTGACATGCTGAGTTGGCGTCCTTGATTGCTCTGATCGCCGATCAGTCGACGTTGCGTAACCCACTTGCCATCGATTCGAGATACTTCGTCGATGCTTCCGATGCCAGCCACTTGGTTATCGGAGTCCGGGTCTCGAGCAAACGACACCGTAAGACCGCGACCTGCGATGAAGAACTCACTGGGGCCGGTTTGCACGATGATCATTGCGCCATCATTGGTGAGCAGGGTCTTTGCCGGCCACGAACGAGACAGGGTGGCCTCAAAGAGGAAGCCGCCGAGGCTGACTGTCTGGGTGGGTCTTGGGCTGTCCGCGTGCAGCACTAGTCCACGCGCGTGCCCGGAAGCCTGAGCAGGCACCAGGATGTCAGAGAGATCATCAAGCGTCTTGTATGTCTGCTCGATAGCAGGCGCAGATTCGGAGCTGTCGAGTGAGGGCTCAACGCTGTCGATGCCGAATGCCGAAAAGCCGAATGCCTTTGCTTCTCCATACGCATAAAACGCGTTGAAGGGAGCACTGTCGATGCGAGCCTCTGGCACAAACATGGCATTGCCCGGCAGCTTGTAACGCTGCATCCAGTATTCGAAGTTCGGCCAGTAGATGTCAGGTGAGTAAAAATCCAGCGCGGGAGCAGCAGCACGGTATATTTGAAGATTGTCGGGATGCGGTCCACCGCTTGGATATTCGCCGGCTCGTTCCGCAGGGGCTGGCAACTGAGCGTTTACATACATGGGCAGCGGATAAGCTTGCTTTCCCGCTGCGGCGACCGATTGAATGAACCTGGCATAGTTCCATGCCATGAAGGCTTCATTAGCTGCGTCGCCAAACACCTCCTGCCAAGACTTTCCTGCAGGATGAAAGCTCTCGCTGAGTTTTGGAGAGAGGAGCTTTTCATCGCTTTCAAGTTTCTTAATGAGCTCGTCCGGCACGGCACTCCGAAAAAGTTGATTTGCTACAGCAGAGCGATCACGACCTCCGAGCCCCAAATAGCCGACTTCATTTTCGACTTGAACCATTAGCACAGTTTGTTGTGTCTCATCTTTTTCGCGCACATGCTTCATCAGAGTAGAAAAGGCCGTGCGGTCGAGTTTGAGCGTCTCTGGTCCGAGAGTAGACAGGATCTCAAGCTCTGCGCCGTCAGCAGAGATGGCTCGCGGAAAGCGCTTTGTATCTTGCCTGACCCAGATCGGAGCGTCGTTGGAGAAAGCATTTTTCCAGCTCCCGAACCACAAAAGAACCAAGTGGAGATGTTGCTCGCGCGCGACATCGATCCAGTGGTCGAGAACGCTAAAGTCAAACTTGTTTTCGGTTGGTTCGATCTGCCCCCACGCGACTGGTATCAGCGCAGTGTTGACGTGCAGCTTTGCGAGCTTTGGAAGAATGACGTCCGCTTGCTCCGTTGTTCCGGATGAAGAGTTTCCCAGTTCGCCACCTAGAATCAGGTACGGCTTCCCATTTACAAGAAGTTGTCTTTGATTCTGGGCTCCTTGGATTCTTGGGAGTTCACGCGCATGCGAAGCCAAAGGGGAAAAGAACCAGCCAGCAAGTAAAAGTGAGATGTAAACCTTACTCTTCAATCGTCATCTCCAAATCTGATCTCAATGAGTAAATAGCGAGAGCGGAACGGCTTCACCCATGATGCGATATCCCGCGGGGGAGGGATGCAGATGGTCACCGCAGTCATAAGCTGGCAGCAGGTGATCAGGATGCTGAGGATCGCGCACGGCTTTATCGAAATCGATGACTGCATCGAAGTTACCGGGAGTGCGAATCCATTGATTGATTTCCTGCCGGTCGGCCTCGTTGCGCGGTCCCGGATGATAGTAGTCCGATCCGGTATAAGGCGTGATGGTTGCGCCAATGACGCGGATACCATGTGCGTGAGCGCGGAGGATGAGTTGCTGATACGCTCCCAAAATCCGATGTACAAGCAGGGAATGTTCCGCTAGAGATACCTCTCCATTGCGGGTCAGTCCGCCAAGATCGTTGACTCCTTCAAAGACAATCAGCCAGCGCACGCCGGACTGGGCCAGTACATCACGGTCAAAGCGCGCCAGCGTATTCGGGCCGAGGCCATCGGTAAGAAGGTGATTTCCTCCGATGCCTTGATTCAGAACGCCGATGTTTTGACCGCTAGAGGAAGCTTGAAGTCTTCCTGCGAGAACATCGGTCCAGCGATCATTTCCGTTCGTGATGGATGCATGTCCATCCGTAATGGAATCTCCCAGCGCAACAATCGAGGCGCCGTTCGGCGGCGCCAGCACATCGATGCCCGAAACTTGATACCAGTGGTCTACCTTGTGTGCGTCAGGAAGGCTTGCTGCATCGACCAGATCTCCATGAACATAATAAGAGGTTGCTCGAGAGCCGGGATGTCCGGTCTGCTGTGTCGGCGCAGTGGCAAGATGAAAGGTGATAGCTAAATTTGAAAGAGCAGCGGCAGGGAAGTTGATGGGATCGGAGATATACTCTGCTCCCGCTGGAACGATAACGTCTTCGCTGCCTGCGAACCGCAGCACCTTGTCAGATGCAAGATCAATGGCTGATGAGGACGCCGAGAGCGGACGTGCGATATGCACCGAGGTGAAATGCAGCGGCTCTGTTCCGAAGCTGTTGGAAAGATGAACGCGCAATGTCGAGCCACCCATTGATAGATGGAAGATCTGCCGAATGGTTACATCGTTGAGATCGACGGATGGAAGAGCATTCTGTGATTCGGGAATCTGTTGTGATGCTGCCCATGTTCCCACCCACACCTGAGGGGCGATTGATGACTGCGCGATTCCACAGGTTCCTGGCAAGAAGACCATTACCAGGAACGTAAGCAGCAATAAGTTTCTGTATACGAATTTCATAGGCAAGGTTTACTATTGGTCTCGAACTAAATCGCTTTAGCTAAGGTCGAGTAAGAATATCATCTCTGGAGAACTGCGTGCTCTCGCGTCTATATCTGGCTCTGCTTTCCATCCCTGTAGCGTTTGCCTGCGTTGCGACATCATGCGCGATAGCTCAGAGTGTTCCCGGCTCAACTTCACCACAGCCGGTCAACTTTACCGCCGAACAGGACCATCAAAACATGATGGATCAGCTTGGAATCAAGTCGTTGCGTCCAGGGCCCAGCGGCAATGAAAAGGCTCCAAACCATGCTAACTATGATGAGGCTAAAGCGAATCCGTTTCCGAATGTGCCCGACGCTCTGACCTTGAACAACGGGGAGAAGGTGACGACTGCAAAGGTCTGGTGGGAGAAGCGCCGTCCCGAAATCGTGGAAGGGTTTGAGCGATATGTCTATGGTCGCGTGCCGAAAAATATACCAAAGGTGACGTGGTCCGTCGTCGCAACTGATAAAGAGATGCTGGGCGGCAATCCAATCATTGCCAAAGAGCTGATCGGACACGTCGACAACTCTTCTTATCCGCTGATCAACGTAAATATTCGTATGACTGTAGTGACGCCTGCCAATGCGAGCGGGCCCGTGCCGGTTCTGATGATGTTTGGCCGCAGCGATTTTCCTGCTCCCAATCAACCTTCAGCAGATGAACTCGCACGCATCAATGCAGCGCAGAAGGCACTTCTCATTCAACAGGACCCCTCTCTCAAAGAGGTCTTCGCCCATCATCCGGCATGGGAGCCGCAGCTTCCCGCACCCTTTCACTTCCCGGAGTTCAATGCCGATGGCGATCCGCCGAGCACATGGGAACTGATCGCCGCCGGATGGGGTTTTGCGACGATCGATCCGGCGAGCATTCAGGCCGATGACGGCGCGGGACTGACGCGAGGCATCATCGGCTTGGTCAACAAAGGGCAACCGCGCAAGCCCGAAGACTGGGGAGCGTTGCGCGCATGGGCCTGGGGAGCAGGGCAGGGGCTGGAGTATCTGCAAACCGATCCCGCGGTCGACGGCAAACACATCGGCATCGAAGGCGTCTCGCGCTATGGCAAGGCGGCACTGGTCACAATGGCCTTCGATCAGCGTTTCGCCATGGTCCTCGTCGGTTCTTCCGGCAAAGGAGGAGCAACGCTGTTGCGTCGCAATTTTGGCGAAGCCGTGGAGAGCCTGACCGGAGGTGAATATTACTGGATGGCAGGCAACTTCATGAAGTACGGAGCGTCAGAGGCGAGCTTCGGCAGTAAGAATCCCGGCGATCTCCCTGTGGACTCGAATGAACTGATTGCACTGTGCGCACCCCGCCTAACCTTCATCAGCTATGGCATCCCGGAGAAGGGCGACGCCAAATGGCTCGATCATCAGGGAAGCTACATGGCGACAGTCGCTGCGAGTCCGGTATGGACGTTGCTGGGCACTCAGGGATTGGGTGTTGATGAAAATTACCGCACTGCGAAGATGCCGGAGGTCAATCAAGGATTGTTGACGGGCAGACTAGCATGGCGGCAGGATGATGGCGGACATACCGACGCGCCGAACATCAAGTACTTCATTCAATGGGCAGATCAGTTCATCGGCCACTCTCATGCTGCCTCGGGCAATCAGTAAGGAACGTTCTATTTAAATCGCTCGTAGATGAGTGTTAAGAGGTCTGTATCAATATTGATATTCCGATAGTTCCATTTTGGGTCGATTGAGGCGATAATCAGCAGGCACCTGGAAAATTAGGTAATTGCGTCTGAGACCTCTCGTTCGGTGGAGGCGAATTCCGGCGCAATTGCGGGGCCTTATGAAATCTCATGCACATCTATTTCTCTGTCGGATTATTGGCGTAGCTCTGTTGTCGGGGCTTCTCGTTTTTGGCGGATGCAACGGATCTCATCAGGCTGAAAGTGGTTCGTCTTCTACACCGCCTCCTACACCTGCAACAGTAAAGGGTACGGTTCGCGGAGGCCAGGTACCGGTTGCGGCGGCTTCTCTTCAGCTCTACGCTGTAGGCACCACCGGAGACGGTTCACCTGCTACACCGCTTCTTGCTCAGCCTATAACCAGCGATGCCGCTGGCAGCTTTTCGCTTACCGGCGCTTATACCTGCCCATCATCTTCCTCACTTGTGTATGTGACTGCTTCGGGAGGCAATCCGGGCCTGGTGTCGGGCACAAATAATACTGCGAGCGTTTTGATCGCCGCTCTTGGCTCCTGCGGCAGTCTGCCGACCTCGTTCATCGTCAATGAGGTGACGACGGTCGCAGCGATCTGGCCACTGGCGTCCTTCATGTCATCGCCAAGTGCGATCGGCTCCAGCGCAGCCGATGCCAGCAATCTCTCCGCAGCGTTTACCCTCGCTGCTGAGTTCGCGGATGTCACGACTGGTCTTGCCCCTGGCCAAAGCGTTTCCACCGGCACCACTATTCCTGCTGACGAGATCAATACCCTCGCTGACATCCTCTCAACCTGTGTTAATTCTGGAGGAGGCGTTGCTGGAGACGGCAGCGCTTGCGGTCAACTCTTTACCTTAACCACCCCAGCAGGCGGCTCGTCGCCGACAACTATCGCGGCCGCCGGCCTCTTCATCCGGCAGAACCCCACGCAAAATATTTCTCAGCTCTTTGCGCTTCTTCCAACGGATGCGCCGTTTACACCGATGCTCAGCATCCCTCCAGTCGATTGGGGTTTGCACCCTGCCGTGCCCTCAGCGCTTTCGGTAACACCCTCTTCCATCAGTTTTCCATCGACGATCGTCAACTTTACCGCGGCATCTCAGACCATCACGCTCAGTAACTCCGGTTCGACGGCCATCGATATCAGCGGCATTGCTCTGACTGGCGCCAATGCCGGCGATTTCACCTACAACAACTCCTGCACCTCGACACTTCCGGCGAATCAGAGCTGCACCATTCAAGTAAGCTTCAGTCCTACTGTGACAGGCTCGAAGTACGCCTATCTCACGATTGCAAATAGTGCCACCAGCGAGCCGGTTGCCATCGCTCTAACCGGAACGGCAGTTGACGGCAGCGGGGCGCTCTCCGTATCTCCCACGTCTCTCAGCTTTTCGCAGCTCTCCGTTCCACAGACAATCACGCTTACCAACTCCAGCGTCTCTGCGATGGCTATCCAAAGCATCAGCCTCTCCAACCAGAACTTCACAGAGACCAATACCTGTGGCAACAGCATCTCAGCCAATGCAAGTTGCACCATATCCGTCACGGCAACAGTCGCGAATACAGATAGCGCAACTCCGCTGACGGGAACGCTCACCATTATTGCCGGCGACACGATTGGCGTTCATACCGTTCCGCTCAGCACCAGCATTGCCCCGGTTCCCGGTCCGCTTGTCGTCACGCCGAATGCCTTGTCCTTTACTGTTGCAGGGGTTCCACAATCGGTTACGCTCACTAACTCCGGCAGCACCGTGTTAACGCTTCAAAGCATCACGGTAGGAAATCCGGCTTTCGCGCAGACCAATACCTGCGGCAACACGCTTGCTCCGGCGGCAACCTGCACGGTTTCAATCACGGTCAACTCTCTCGGCGCTACGGCCCTCAACAGCTCTTTGACGATAGTGGCCAACGATGCGGTGGGCACGCACACCGTCGCTCTCAGTGCTGTGGCTAGCGGCACATTGCCTCCGCTCTCAGTCTCTGTCTCGTCCTTGACCTTCCCCTCGACCTTGCTTCACTTTTCTTCTCCGGTCCAGACTTTCACCATCACCAACAACACGCCGGATGCGATCCTGTACCTTATTTCTTTTACGGGCGCGGCTGCCAATAACTACACGTTGACTGACTCATGCTCCTACCCGCTTGAAGGCGGCCAAAGCTGCACTGAGCAAGTTGCTTTTACTCCTGTTACTGCCGGTGCAGATAATGGCTCGCTGGAATATACGCTGAACGGTTCAGCTCTGGTGACGATTCCGGTTACAGGCACAGGCGTCGCAGGCACAGGTGGAGCGGTCACTCTTTCTCCTTCATCGCTCACCTTTACGCAGTTCGGGGTTCCGGCACCGGTTACTGTCACCAACACCGGTACTACTGCAGTCGCTATCGGTCCCATCACACTTAGTGACGACTCCTCTGACTATGCTCAGACCAATAACTGCGGCAGCAGTC from Edaphobacter dinghuensis includes:
- a CDS encoding GH35 family beta-galactosidase; protein product: MKSKVYISLLLAGWFFSPLASHARELPRIQGAQNQRQLLVNGKPYLILGGELGNSSSGTTEQADVILPKLAKLHVNTALIPVAWGQIEPTENKFDFSVLDHWIDVAREQHLHLVLLWFGSWKNAFSNDAPIWVRQDTKRFPRAISADGAELEILSTLGPETLKLDRTAFSTLMKHVREKDETQQTVLMVQVENEVGYLGLGGRDRSAVANQLFRSAVPDELIKKLESDEKLLSPKLSESFHPAGKSWQEVFGDAANEAFMAWNYARFIQSVAAAGKQAYPLPMYVNAQLPAPAERAGEYPSGGPHPDNLQIYRAAAPALDFYSPDIYWPNFEYWMQRYKLPGNAMFVPEARIDSAPFNAFYAYGEAKAFGFSAFGIDSVEPSLDSSESAPAIEQTYKTLDDLSDILVPAQASGHARGLVLHADSPRPTQTVSLGGFLFEATLSRSWPAKTLLTNDGAMIIVQTGPSEFFIAGRGLTVSFARDPDSDNQVAGIGSIDEVSRIDGKWVTQRRLIGDQSNQGRQLSMSANQVRIYRVVLYTAERAAAQ
- a CDS encoding glucuronyl esterase domain-containing protein, with the translated sequence MLSRLYLALLSIPVAFACVATSCAIAQSVPGSTSPQPVNFTAEQDHQNMMDQLGIKSLRPGPSGNEKAPNHANYDEAKANPFPNVPDALTLNNGEKVTTAKVWWEKRRPEIVEGFERYVYGRVPKNIPKVTWSVVATDKEMLGGNPIIAKELIGHVDNSSYPLINVNIRMTVVTPANASGPVPVLMMFGRSDFPAPNQPSADELARINAAQKALLIQQDPSLKEVFAHHPAWEPQLPAPFHFPEFNADGDPPSTWELIAAGWGFATIDPASIQADDGAGLTRGIIGLVNKGQPRKPEDWGALRAWAWGAGQGLEYLQTDPAVDGKHIGIEGVSRYGKAALVTMAFDQRFAMVLVGSSGKGGATLLRRNFGEAVESLTGGEYYWMAGNFMKYGASEASFGSKNPGDLPVDSNELIALCAPRLTFISYGIPEKGDAKWLDHQGSYMATVAASPVWTLLGTQGLGVDENYRTAKMPEVNQGLLTGRLAWRQDDGGHTDAPNIKYFIQWADQFIGHSHAASGNQ
- a CDS encoding choice-of-anchor D domain-containing protein, which translates into the protein MKSHAHLFLCRIIGVALLSGLLVFGGCNGSHQAESGSSSTPPPTPATVKGTVRGGQVPVAAASLQLYAVGTTGDGSPATPLLAQPITSDAAGSFSLTGAYTCPSSSSLVYVTASGGNPGLVSGTNNTASVLIAALGSCGSLPTSFIVNEVTTVAAIWPLASFMSSPSAIGSSAADASNLSAAFTLAAEFADVTTGLAPGQSVSTGTTIPADEINTLADILSTCVNSGGGVAGDGSACGQLFTLTTPAGGSSPTTIAAAGLFIRQNPTQNISQLFALLPTDAPFTPMLSIPPVDWGLHPAVPSALSVTPSSISFPSTIVNFTAASQTITLSNSGSTAIDISGIALTGANAGDFTYNNSCTSTLPANQSCTIQVSFSPTVTGSKYAYLTIANSATSEPVAIALTGTAVDGSGALSVSPTSLSFSQLSVPQTITLTNSSVSAMAIQSISLSNQNFTETNTCGNSISANASCTISVTATVANTDSATPLTGTLTIIAGDTIGVHTVPLSTSIAPVPGPLVVTPNALSFTVAGVPQSVTLTNSGSTVLTLQSITVGNPAFAQTNTCGNTLAPAATCTVSITVNSLGATALNSSLTIVANDAVGTHTVALSAVASGTLPPLSVSVSSLTFPSTLLHFSSPVQTFTITNNTPDAILYLISFTGAAANNYTLTDSCSYPLEGGQSCTEQVAFTPVTAGADNGSLEYTLNGSALVTIPVTGTGVAGTGGAVTLSPSSLTFTQFGVPAPVTVTNTGTTAVAIGPITLSDDSSDYAQTNNCGSSLDPQSVCTIEVSANLIDMDSSYAGTLTVVTGDATGIHTLPLSTPSNGGVQIGVSGPIAFGSWVVGTTSAPQTLNFVNRGAGDVNMEITGPDASAFSFDPSSNISSISYSGCPDGCSSVIYFTPSHLGPHTATLVTNYGNATLTGTGSPAGPSFVLRGNIPNPIYQFYGSGVAPILMPVTVTNNGSTPLNLSAAMTGANASQYVLQSQCPASLQVGSTCELQITFAPNQYGSLPAQLKVTDSVSGISQTLNFMGFGQYPLPTISIVPYSFGDIQLGSISAPSTATITAPGGHPVTISVQGAPFRISTTSCDATPCQVGVTFAPTATGSATGTVTVQDIVSGYSNSIYMTGTGGVPVVSLSPSVLDFTSRSTGTTSIAQVVTLTNSGNAPLNISAISIIGTNAADFVQTNTCSGSIAVGAGCTISISFAPSDVGNLTGTVQILSDGSPATIELTGTATAPSP
- a CDS encoding glycosyl hydrolase, translated to MVPKRTAIGLTIAAATLAAATLVFAQNASQPLEQDALAKGFINPPDSAKPRIWWHWTNGNVTEDGITKDLEWMKRVGIGGFQLVDVALGNGQVVEPKIHFATPEWYHAVAHSATLAKQLGLEMSIFSCAGWSEAGGPWVKPEMAMKRLVWSETDVAGPVDFSNKLAEPPSNEGPVRDSNAGSTPDAPHFYADSAVVAYRTPADEVSMASLHPKVTTNNGPIDGTPLLDGSLMTSVNIAAPADGRSAWLQYEFAQPYTARALSYGAHGRIPVGRILASDDGVHFRTILDTPGPQGYHSASIRTFAFPAVTAKYFRVELDGAGLLPAAVIHGAPTVPAREYTLTEAIFYSDARVNRWEDKGAFGSLMDRYDVVPTPSAPAAAEIGSDSIVDLTRKMDKNGTLHWNVPAGHWTILRMGYALTGARNRPSVPAGSGLEVDKLSSKYVQQYFKGYMDPMQQHLGDLIGSTVQYMTMDSWEAGMQNWTDDMLAEFQRRRGYDPRPYLPVLAGRVVGNADISDRFLWDFRRTLADLYAGEFYGTMDSELHKLGMKAYSEASGVALEIPEDTLLNKSHIDIPMAEFWVHALHPESMYYVDVRGAASTAHVYGKPLVATESFTGGGYESPYTFKKIADYWFAQGVNRLVFHTSAEQPLDTKPGNTMVGSHINRNITWAELGKPFMTYIARVSYMLQQGDPVADLAYLLPEGAPSTMPFWGSGLQPAPPAGYDYDYVNTDILLHHTSVIADGRIHVDGSTEMPDGMTYRLLILPPTTKMTPEVLHKLHDLVEAGATIVGPRPTHSPSLLHYPEADNEVRSLATDLWGDMDGVTFTQHAFGKGMTYWGLSLNEVLSRIDAPPDFASSKPLNAPPVWIHRRTSDADIYFVANQADAPEHIDARFRVAGRDVQVWRPMNGEMTDNKAGDTVGYSTVAYVPNRIGNRQLGLQPAAYTEVSGFTTVPLDLAERESVFVIFRHPAHGDSRATSEPIDLRLATLKGPWTLTFPSHWGAPSSIQLASLTSWTSNSNPGVKYFSGTATYLKTVEAPASWFHTGQHIWIDLGTVRDIAEVRVNGKSAGLVWAPPYYVDVTPLLHPGANKLEIAVTNEWTNRQIGDRLLPVSQRILTPPGGPPGRSSGIFRQPQELPESGLIGNVEFFAQRNPR
- a CDS encoding SGNH/GDSL hydrolase family protein — encoded protein: MVFLPGTCGIAQSSIAPQVWVGTWAASQQIPESQNALPSVDLNDVTIRQIFHLSMGGSTLRVHLSNSFGTEPLHFTSVHIARPLSASSSAIDLASDKVLRFAGSEDVIVPAGAEYISDPINFPAAALSNLAITFHLATAPTQQTGHPGSRATSYYVHGDLVDAASLPDAHKVDHWYQVSGIDVLAPPNGASIVALGDSITDGHASITNGNDRWTDVLAGRLQASSSGQNIGVLNQGIGGNHLLTDGLGPNTLARFDRDVLAQSGVRWLIVFEGVNDLGGLTRNGEVSLAEHSLLVHRILGAYQQLILRAHAHGIRVIGATITPYTGSDYYHPGPRNEADRQEINQWIRTPGNFDAVIDFDKAVRDPQHPDHLLPAYDCGDHLHPSPAGYRIMGEAVPLSLFTH